A single Fusarium oxysporum Fo47 chromosome IV, complete sequence DNA region contains:
- a CDS encoding exocyst complex component Sec5-domain-containing protein: MADTERTILDFYQIPTLYPTEWPAEKDLEDLDDDDEGEKNAAIKRRQSRYQALERAVSQRRSNIPREDDQGGVGNIVQKDEPDPLGTTDSVVRTLKHLGLPLQDDHRLRMLPCHDCNRFLLSSTTFSPALFLSQMHATADTRSLLTGLDVLSQSIDQKSASLKVLVETNFERFVKAKATIDNVYKEMKYRGMEPPDANNAHSNAAQRRSYRNSVAGGAGLGINNPLTSPNIDTRKKNALTKESEYGVLGIKGPLLEVSAKAEDVWGPALGGREKEENLKTVSNHLTRFKDYVELSTSIADSIKRKDYESLVDEFSRARKIADEARRLTEEIGDETPTEPQLYQLLIAGRMWYDVDQQIRAFKRDIWKRLVTLHTSSRTDGTTGRIQDQHMELIGLLLELGADDNPIWVWLLSRYDHLKGKIQSTADRSKVEIEVLRRRLASNDKPNPNIIAAHLRSLGRPVIEDKPLTFDSPEVIELWEKMLSFLNSLLSSEGILGEVIEFWQTVQGFINGSAQAALPVGYRGESRHHHELSPQSVGELRKGAVELVDLLREHAYSFFVDMPPEDVSLLFSPIPNTPAPTTPGSATLSSPRDPRFNFDPNNMPPPSPKRGEVWEKLAFWPPWSNSISGVHYLSKMLTLVGAGAGDLACIEPIESGEGQVIDRLRSLVGGSRERCVTALCAAWNRDAENIKYVEDWQRSVEMGDVTRMPASFAAFEGAVLSGMQKILYIPDAMSRSGSGDIVLPPPTKLLQMVRSQYVTTLYKALSGMVENAERSLKKTEDDWLIDSERSLALAVAPSMAGKGALDSGDRNIRMLMTLSNLSSLRSQVVPSLNLQFENAFSVKLTDESKKIREVLGQIHERLFQSYTKQSIERLRDVIQSGISAPDWAPGQGQRTQAAKPYVYEALLTLVLVHSQVSTTAPALTFEVLSFLLEQTSTQLLEAFRRRPHYTLEALMQATLDVEFVAQTLSHYTSERASELQSQIYQELDARTDNEARARLQGELSEMRNVLKRLREASKNEFACFKKPKRPGHGPSRNNSGLSGIST; the protein is encoded by the exons ATGGCCGATACCGAGCGTACGATCCTCGATTTTTACCAGATTCCTACTCTGTATCCTACAGAATGGCCAGCTGAAAAGGACCTGGAAGACttggacgatgatgatgaaggcgAGAAAAATGCTGCTATAAAACGAAGACAGTCACGTTATCAGGCGCTCGAGAGAGCTGTGAGCCAACGAAGGAGCAACATTCCCAGAGAAGACGATCAAGGAGGTGTTGGAAATATTGTTCAAAAAGACGAGCCGGATCCGCTAGGGACTACCGATAGCGTCGTCAGAACGCTGAAGCATCTTGGTCTGCCCCTACAAGATGACCACCGACTACGTATGCTCCCGTGCCATGACT GCAATCGATTCCTACTCTCCTCAACAACATTTTCACCagctctcttcctctcccaGATGCATGCTACTGCCGACACTCGGAGTCTCCTTACTGGTCTCGATGTTCTATCACAATCCATCGATCAAAAGTCAGCGTCCCTCAAGGTCCTCGTTGAGACTAACTTCGAAAGATTCGTCAAAGCCAAAGCAACAATAGATAATGTCTATAAGGAGATGAAATACCGCGGAATGGAACCACCTGACGCCAATAATGCGCACTCTAATGCAGCCCAGCGTCGCAGTTATCGCAATAGTGTGGCGGGCGGTGCTGGGTTAGGAATCAACAATCCCCTGACATCTCCCAATATTGACACGCGTAAGAAGAATGCACTGACAAAAGAGAGCGAGTACGGCGTGCTGGGAATAAAGGGCCCTCTCCTGGAAGTTTCTGCAAAGGCTGAGGACGTATGGGGACCTGCTCTAGGAGGAAgggagaaggaggaaaacCTCAAAACCGTTTCAAATCATCTGACCAGATTCAAGGATTATGTTGAGCTGAGCACGTCGATAGCAGACAGCATCAAACGCAAGGACTATGAATCATTAGTCGACGAGTTCAGCAGGGCAAGAAAAATTGCAGACGAAGCTCGACGATTGACAGAGGAAATAGGGGACGAGACACCGACGGAGCCCCAGCTTTACCAGTTGTTGATAGCGGGACGCATGTGGTATGATGTTGACCAGCAGATACGCGCCTTCAAACGTGATATCTGGAAGAGGCTGGTTACTCTTCACACCTCATCCAGGACGGATGGCACAACTGGCCGtattcaagatcaacatATGGAACTCATCGGATtacttcttgagcttggcgcCGACGACAATCCTATCTGGGTATGGCTTTTGAGCCGATACGATCATTTGAAGGGCAAAATCCAATCGACAGCAGACCGCTCAAAAGTTGAGATCGAGGTGCTTCGTCGCCGGCTGGCCAGTAACGATAAACCGAACCCCAATATTATCGCTGCGCATCTGCGATCCCTAGGACGGCCGGTGATTGAGGACAAGCCTTTGACATTCGACTCACCTGAAGTAATTGAGCTCTGGGAGAAGATGTTATCGTTCCTTAACAGTCTCCTGTCAAGTGAAGGTATTCTGGGTGAGGTGATAGAGTTCTGGCAGACAGTGCAAGGGTTCATTAATGGGTCTGCTCAAGCTGCCCTTCCGGTTGGATATCGCGGCGAGTCTCGGCATCACCATGAACTATCACCGCAGAGCGTTGGCGAATTACGAAAAGGAGCTGTGGAACTAGTGGACTTGCTCCGAGAACACGCTTATTCATTCTTCGTGGATATGCCCCCCGAAGATGTATCCCTGCTTTTCTCGCCAATCCCCAATACGCCAGCCCCGACGACGCCTGGATCCGCCACATTGTCATCTCCCAGAGATCCTCGCTTCAATTTTGACCCAAACAACATGCCTCCTCCGTCGCCCAAGAGGGGTGAAGTCTGGGAAAAGCTGGCATTCTGGCCTCCGTGGTCTAATTCTATCAGCGGCGTTCACTATCTGTCCAAGATGCTGACTTTGGTTGGCGCTGGAGCTGGTGATTTAGCGTGCATTGAGCCAATTGAGTCCGGAGAAGGCCAGGTGATCGATCGCCTCAGAAGTCTTGTTGGAGGTTCCCGAGAGCGATGCGTGACAGCATTGTGCGCCGCCTGGAACAGAGATGCTGAGAATATTAAGTATGTTGAGGACTGGCAGCGCTCGGTTGAGATGGGGGACGTGACACGAATGCCAGCCAGCTTCGCTGCCTTCGAAGGAGCAGTCCTATCAGGCATGCAGAAAATTCTCTACATCCCTGATGCCATGTCCAGGTCAGGCTCGGGAGATATTGTCTTGCCACCTCCAACCAAACTTCTCCAGATGGTCCGCAGCCAATATGTTACCACCCTGTACAAGGCATTGAGTGGCATGGTAGAAAATGCCGAGCGATCTCTGAAGAAGACGGAGGACGACTGGTTAATTGATAGCGAGAGATCGCTTGCATTGGCTGTGGCGCCGAGCATGGCGGGCAAAGGGGCATTGGACTCAGGGGACAGG AACATTCGCATGCTCATGACCCTGAGCAACCTGTCATCATTGCGGTCGCAAGTAGTGCCAAGTCTCAACTTGCAGTTCGAGAATGCCTTCTCCGTCAAGTTGACTGACGAGTCCAAAAAGATTCGCGAAGTTCTTGGACAGATCCACGAACGACTTTTCCAGTCCTACACAAAGCAGTCAATCGAGAGGCTTCGCGATGTCATTCAATCAGGCATCTCAGCCCCTGACTGGGCTCCTGGTCAAGGGCAACGTACTCAGGCAGCTAAACCATACGTGTACGAGGCGCTTCTTACCCTTGTACTTGTCCATTCTCAGGTTTCTACTACTGCGCCGGCTCTCACATTCGAAGTCTTGTCCTTCCTCCTTGAACAGACGTCCACCCAGCTCCTAGAAGCCTTCCGACGTCGGCCACACTATACTCTAGAGGCACTCATGCAGGCAACCCTCGACGTGGAATTCGTCGCCCAGACCCTCAGCCACTACACTTCGGAGCGTGCTTCAGAGCTTCAGAGCCAAATCTATCAAGAGCTCGATGCACGTACGGACAACGAGGCCCGCGCACGTCTCCAAGGCGAATTGTCCGAAATGCGCAACGTTCTCAAACGTCTTAGAGAAGCGAGCAAAAACGAGTTTGCTTGcttcaagaagccaaaaAGGCCTGGCCACGGCCCTAGCAGGAATAATAGCGGTCTGTCCGGTATCTCAACCTAG
- a CDS encoding organic solute transporter Ostalpha-domain-containing protein, whose protein sequence is MEEYVGITADGGTGQKLTYATTVVAGVASVVATILSVISIMLQAKNYRKPLLQRYVVRILLMVPIYSIASWTSMVSLKAAAFLDPVRDIYEAFTIYTFFQLLINYLGGERSLIIMTHGRAPVHHLWPLNHVLPKVDISDPHTFLSIKRGILQYAWLKPILALSAIIMKATGTYQEGYIGLSSGYLWSGIIYNISVTVSLYALGLFWVCMNHDLKPFRPVPKFLCIKLIIFASYWQGFFLSILVFLGAIPDNVEGYTSDNLAAAIQDALICVEMPIFAVAHWYAFSWHDFADNSILSARMPLRHAFKDAFGVRDLIEDSKLTFRGDTYGYRIFDSGDKVMAHEDSKSRLARLKEGMRYERGGKGKYWLPKPGEVNSTTPLLRGNGESSDNRPDQINENIHGTFEEPEIDADEDRLYEQARQLEYGDWNYPVITASEPLRERYRSPGSFGTRSSAYASPSVRSPATEYPPATNKGKQRSRGHGRDSQPQLEPQPEAVVPIKKKKKPRKVVKHAEPDPGELSLNKGPPAPAETAQVGGHDGHESPKNEESRAWSDDRNQQETHAASNYQSDYGIDQDEFRNVWGRDQESR, encoded by the exons ATGGAAGAATACGTCGGGATCACGGCGGACGGCGGTACTGGCCAGAAGCTCACCTATGCCACAACCGTGGTCGCGGGCGTCGCTTCTGTGGTTGCGACAATACTCTCTGTTAT CTCGATAATGTTGCAGGCTAAAAACTACCGTAAACCCCTACTACAAAGATACGTCGTTAGAATCCTTCTCATGGTTCCTATATACTCGATAGCATCATGGACAAGCATGGTCTCGTTGAAAGCCGCTGCGTTTCTTGATCCGGTCCGCGATATCTACGAAGCCTTTACGATATATACtttcttccagctcctcaTCAATTACCTTGGTGGTGAGCGATCTCTCATCATTATGACACATGGTCGAGCTCCAGTACACCACCTCTGGCCCCTCAACCACGTTCTTCCCAAGGTCGACATCTCGGATCCCCACACGTTTTTGTCCATCAAGCGCGGCATTCTTCAGTATGCCTGGCTCAAGCCTATTCTTGCTCTATCTGCTATCATCATGAAAGCGACTGGTACATATCAAGAGGGCTATATTGGTCTGAGCTCGGGATACCTTTGGAGTGGCATCATTTACAACATCAGTGTCACCGTCAGTTTATATGCTCTTGGTCTCTTCTGGGTCTGCATGAATCATGACTTGAAGCCGTTCAGGCCTGTGCCAAAGTTCCTATGTATTaagctcatcatctttgCTTCTTACTGGCAGGGCTTTTTTCTGTCAATTCTGGTTTTCTTGGGTGCAATCCCTGATAATGTTGAGGGTTACACCTCCGACAACTTGGCAGCGGCTATTCAGGACGCTCTTATTTGCGTGGAAATGCCTATCTTTGCTGTTGCCCATTGGTACGCTTTCTCATGGCACGACTTTGCTGATAACAGCATTCTATCCGCGCGCATGCCCTTGCGCCATGCTTTCAAAGATGCTTTTGGAGTGAGAGATCTTATCGAAGATTCGAAATTGACTTTCCGAGGAGATACGTACGGCTACAGAATCTTTGATTCTGGTGACAAGGTCATGGCTCATGAAGACTCCAAGTCTCGTCTTGCAAGACTCAAAGAAGGTATGCGATACGAGCGTGGTGGAAAGGGGAAATACTGGCTTCCAAAGCCTGGGGAGGTAAATTCAACAACGCCTCTTCTCCGCGGGAATGGGGAATCAAGCGACAACAGACCCGATCAGATCAACGAAAACATACACGGCACCTTCGAGGAACCCGAGATagatgctgatgaggatCGCCTGTACGAGCAAGCACGCCAATTGGAATATGGCGATTGGAAT TACCCAGTCATTACCGCCAGTGAACCGCTGAGGGAACGATACCGTTCTCCTGGCAGCTTTGGTACGAGGTCTTCAGCTTATGCCAGCCCGTCCGTGAGGTCGCCGGCAACAGAGTATCCTCCCGCAACAAACAAAGGGAAGCAAAGGAGTAGAGGACATGGACGTGATTCCCAGCCCCAGCTGGAGCCTCAACCTGAAGCTGTTGTCCCGAttaagaagaaaaagaaaccaaGGAAAGTTGTCAAGCATGCCGAGCCAGACCCAGGCGAACTGAGCCTGAACAAGGGGCCTCCCGCACCTGCAGAAACCGCTCAAGTTGGTGGGCACGATGGACACGAGAGTCCCAAAAATGAAGAATCTAGAGCCTGGAGCGACGATCGAAATCAGCAAGAAACCCACGCAGCGTCCAATTACCAATCCGATTATGGAATAGACCAGGACGAATTCCGCAATGTTTGGGGAAGGGATCAAGAATCTAGATAA